A genomic stretch from Acropora palmata chromosome 13, jaAcrPala1.3, whole genome shotgun sequence includes:
- the LOC141863227 gene encoding uncharacterized protein LOC141863227 yields MLDNFFKGDIPSIFETTIKREKGRTTECPSASKLKDYRNEEEFLKSVKATICYCGSFWTFGMAAALIGPTLLELGCVTNRPVNIMSWVFFSQALSALFGSSIGGFLADRYDCNIILLYCVTSVAIYLAVIPICHLFSVMLTFFALLGIHMGVIDTVANSMLIKIHGKKVAPRLQSLHFFYGLGALVSPVIAEPFLRSACADGHFQKNIFGWTLENSTLETLLTYSVDGVQFNVTLNETISRGALPKHIHTKSLVQYAYWLVALLQLPVQSGLFYLIYRQRYLRRWSPEIFTGRVVTLAALPAGNGDETESEDLPKVFKSTADHSSLRLSFCSLPAKVPLVTVLAGLLLFLFDGLQGAYGGYLYTYAVKSEVDFSSSHAAYLNSLFWCLFAVGRFISILVSVFLVPDKMLFVNLFGSFIAISFMLYLHQFSLSLWIGTAVFGLFMSSVFPTTLSMAEHYIDVTGSITSILIVSSASGEMVFPLLVGKAFARDGPYSFLVIGFLICTFALIIFLFLRMTAKAQMKQSVHDLYRAGAKRLCNCNQASDECEYTPLITCEAEEEGREEAGNVGPINTEEAPRVAELQSSQDRADKVKENSLSSRSNKRIARSGSRRTLITVLYCGCFFSFGTTMAILGPTLMELGHRVHHGLDMMSWLFFTQASYALLGASIAGILLDSTRTHLTMLRQVIFPVIWDRIKSYAWQVDGLRRECSPYCRSIFAHFLYFSTFFMFGMTVGMAGPTLTDYLISFFESVNIIDALAWLLFTQSTFRFIGAIVSGFIVDRYDINRNLLLLCFLTLNAIFLAIIPMCRTLWLLILSTAAAGFAVGILDTATNVQLIGIHGKKVSPYLQALYFSYGFGAFVSPLIAEPFLSGTPHPDIGLPAVRRGNPLPYGGMGHGGHHHLSHQPTNHMTDSFYTGAEEYKSEVQIAYWIIALAHLPVVVGLAYVVITDKWEELRLKAETAARAENERNASEIPDTDVEGLQSKVQVDAENLKRTGPRDSSNKTQVMCITFWTSFLVFLYDGMQGSYGGYVYTYAVKSPLRMTSAQGAFLTSVFWGSLALGRLVSIPIALFLSPAIMLLTDLIGCLVSSLLMLIFRASESALWIGTSTFGLFMSNVFPTSVALAEQYFNVTGTVTCMFVVSAAIGEMIIPLIVGKVFDYVGSVSFLAEGCILCFAAFGAYLAVLVIGKGAASHGQKREVVSEEEGHREDNTNQTPSQENLKGEKNEASTDSLEDKSPKR; encoded by the exons ATGCTGGATAATTTCTTCAAGGGAGATATTCCCAGCATTTTCGAAACAACCATTAAAAGAGAGAAAGGTCGAACCACCGAGTGTCCTTCAGCATCCAAGCTCAAAGATTACAGAAATGAAGAGGAGTTTCTTAAGAGTGTCAAGGCGACTATATGTTACTGCGGTTCTTTTTGGACATTTGGAATGGCAGCCGCTCTCATTGGACCAACATTGCTCGAGCTTGGCTGTGTAACAAATCGACCTGTAAACATTATGAGCTGGGTTTTCTTCTCTCAAGCTCTCAGCGCCTTATTTGGGTCTAGCATTGGCGGTTTCTTGGCCGACAG GTACGACTGTAACATCATCTTGTTGTATTGCGTGACCTCTGTGGCAATATACCTTGCGGTCATCCCTATCTGTCACCTGTTCAGCGTGATGTTGACGTTTTTTGCCTTACTGGGGATACATATGGGAGTGATTGATACTGTCGCTAATAGTATGCTCATCAAGATTCATGGGAAAAAG GTTGCGCCAAGGTTGCAG TCTCTGCACTTCTTCTATGGCCTAGGGGCACTGGTCAGTCCAGTGATCGCCGAGCCTTTTCTCCGCAGTGCATGCGCAGATGGCCATTTCCAGAAGAACATTTTTGGCTGGACTCTGGAAAACTCAACACTAGAGACTTTGTTGACATATAGTGTGGATGGTGTGCAGTTTAATGTAACTTTGAACGAAACCATCTCACGAGGCGCCTTGCCAAAGCACATCCACACTAAGTCTCTTGTCCAGTATGCCTATTGGTTAGTCGCATTACTGCAG TTACCAGTGCAGTCAGGCCTGTTTTACCTGATTTACAGGCAACGTTATCTCAGGAGATGGTCACCAGAGATATTCACTGGTCGAGTGGTTACTCTTGCCGCTTTGCCTGCTGGGAATGGAGATGAAACTGAGAGCGAGG ACCTTCCAAAAGTATTTAAGTCAACGGCTGACCATTCATCTCTCAGGCTATCATTTTGCAGTCTTCCAGCCAAAGTACCGCTGGTTACGGTGCTTGCAGGCTTGTTACTGTTCCTTTTTGATGGCTTACAAGGAGCGTACGGTGGTTACCTCTACACATACGCTGTCAAGAGTGAAGTAGATTTCTCATCTAGTCACGCTGCCTACTTGAATTCTCTATTTTGG TGTCTATTTGCTGTTGGACGATTTATCTCAATTTTGGTGTCAGTCTTTTTGGTACCTGATAAAATGCTGTTTGTAAATTTA TTTGGATCCTTTATCGCTATATCCTTCATGTTATACCTTCATCAGTTTTCGCTTTCCTTATGGATCGGCACTGCTGTCTTCGGTCTGTTCATGAGTTCCGTATTTCCAACAACACTGTCAATGGCGGAGCACTATATTGATGTCACAG GTTCCATAACAAGTATTCTGATTGTTAGTTCTGCTTCGGGTGAGATGGTCTTTCCACTTCTCGTTGGCAAG gcTTTTGCAAGGGACGGGCCTTACTCTTTCCTTGTGATTGGGTTCTTGATTTGCACGTTTGCTCTGATTATATTCTTGTTCTTGCGGATGACAGCTAAAGCGCAAATGAAGCAATCAG TGCATGACCTTTACCGCGCAGGCGCCAAACGCCTGTGTAACTGTAACCAGGCCTCTGATGAGTGTGAGTACACACCGCTAATCACGTGCGAAGCCGAGGAGGAAGGAAGGGAAGAGGCGGGAAACGTTGGACCAATCAACACAGAGGAAGCCCCAAGAGTCGCTGAGTTGCAAAGTT CTCAAGACAGGGCTGACAAAGTCAAAGAAAACTCGCTTAGTTCAAGGTCAAACAAGCGCATCGCGCGTTCGGGATCACGCAGAACGTTAATAACTGTGTTATATTGTGGGTGTTTCTTCTCGTTTGGTACCACAATGGCGATTTTGGGACCCACTTTGATGGAGTTGGGTCATCGAGTTCATCATGGTCTCGATATGATGAGCTGGCTGTTTTTTACACAAGCCTCTTACGCGCTACTTGGAGCGAGTATAGCTGGAATCTTATTGGACAG TACGCGAACACATTTGACAATGCTGCGACAAGTTATATTCCCCGTTATCTGGGACAGAATCAAGTCATATGCTTGGCAGGTCGACGGCCTACGAAGAGAATGTTCGCCTTATTGTCGGTCTATTTTCGCTCATTTTCTATATTTCAGTACGTTTTTTATGTTTGGGATGACAGTAGGCATGGCAGGACCAACACTCACCGATTATCTGATTTCGTTTTTCGAAAGTGTAAACATTATAGATGCTCTGGCTTGGCTGTTGTTCACACAGTCCACGTTTCGTTTTATTGGTGCGATCGTGTCCGGGTTTATTGTCGACAG GTACGACATCAATCGCAATTTGCTGCTTCTATGTTTTCTGACACTGAACGCCATTTTCTTAGCTATAATTCCTATGTGTCGCACTCTATGGCTGTTGATCTTATCAACGGCCGCTGCGGGATTCGCGGTTGGTATTTTGGATACTGCCACCAACGTACAACTGATTGGAATACATGGAAAAAAG GTTTCTCCCTATTTACAG GCTCTTTACTTCTCATATGGGTTCGGTGCATTTGTGAGCCCGCTAATTGCCGAGCCATTTCTTAGCGGTACTCCTCATCCAGACATCGGGCTTCCGGCGGTCAGAAGAGGGAATCCGCTGCCCTACGGTGGAATGGGTCATGGTGGGCATCATCATTTATCTCACCAGCCAACCAATCACATGACAGATAGCTTTTACACTGGCGCTGAGGAATACAAAAGCGAAGTTCAAATCGCGTATTGGATCATAGCTTTAGCGCAT TTACCGGTTGTAGTGGGCCTTGCCTATGTCGTCATTACAGACAAATGGGAAGAGTTAAGATTAAAAGCCGAAACAGCAGCTCGGGCTGAAAATGAACGCAACGCTTCCGAAATCCCGGATACAGATGTGGAAG GTTTGCAAAGTAAAGTTCAGGTGGACGCTGAGAACCTAAAGAGAACGGGCCCGCGTGACAGCTCGAATAAAACTCAAGTAATGTGTATCACATTCTGGACTTCATTTCTAGTTTTTCTTTACGACGGAATGCAG ggtTCATATGGTGGCTATGTGTATACTTACGCAGTCAAAAGTCCTCTGCGCATGACTTCAGCACAGGGCGCTTTTCTTACCTCTGTATTTTGG GGATCTCTTGCATTGGGTCGACTTGTGTCCATACCCATCGCCCTGTTTCTTTCTCCAGCGATAATGCTTCTGACAGATTTG ATTGGTTGTTTAGTGTCTAGTCTATTGATGTTAATCTTCAGAGCAAGTGAGTCTGCCCTATGGATTGGAACAAGTACTTTTGGTCTTTTTATGAGCAATGTGTTTCCAACGAGCGTAGCACTTGCGGAACAGTATTTCAATGTTACAG GCACAGTGACCTGTATGTTTGTAGTTAGCGCTGCTATAGGAGAAATGATTATTCCACTTATCGTGGGCAAAGTGTTCGACTATGTCGGATCAGTTAGTTTTCTCGCCGAGGGTTGCATTTTGTGCTTCGCAGCGTTTGGTGCTTATTTAGCTGTGCTGGTTATTGGAAAAGGAGCAGCTTCTCACGGCCAAAAAAGAGAAG TGGTTTCAGAAGAGGAAGGACACCGAGAGGACAATACTAACCAGACCCCTTCCCAAGAAAATCtaaaaggggaaaaaaatgaagcatCTACTGATAGTTTAGAGGATAAATCTCCCAAGAGATAA
- the LOC141864016 gene encoding major facilitator superfamily domain-containing protein 4A-like isoform X1, whose amino-acid sequence MRVAFDSSSDEEEPLFNMEDIDRKAFENDKELPLLTQFLNALKKLGEDRNSLKSTICYCGVFMVFGMSDEILGPTLLELKCLTGKSITVMSVLFFVHDLCNVFGSTSGGYLVDRFNPNVLVTIALALSAMCIIAIPLSRIFVILLLLAGIFGGCFGATDTFTTVQLIRMYGKQVSPYLQALHFSYGVGGFVSPLVAQPFLRRRCVLVVNYTTIIDEWPYANSTSGIDNSTHIFHSQEEMQRDTHVRWAYWIVALMHLPVIFGLLWLMFTRKLAKITGTLKKYEYEMYDEQRLNNPGYNHHMVTLYLSGTPPWLKVFGDDQKPRVVLVTVLTSLILLLYDGLMATFGAYVYSYAVKGAVHIKPSHAAYLNSLFWGSLSVGRFVSIPVAMYVKPPTMLMINLIGCLSSTLFMLLFEKSEAALWLGTSGAGLFMSSVFPTSIALAEYYIDLTAPVTSVMIVSAALGELILPLVVGQVFERLGPVSFLAIAFCACFMALMIFILLRSAEKSDTDWLGFFWFVWCGNPPNSANQPTSQNTNVDSNPTVETGGSPPIDTVELNIQG is encoded by the exons ATGAGAGTCGCTTTTGACTCTTCTTCCGATGAAGAAGAACCTCTTTTCAACATGGAGGATATCGATCGTAAGGCGTTTGAAAACGACAAGGAGTTGCCGCTACTAACGCAATTTCTCAACGCCTTGAAAAAGCTTGGTGAGGATAGGAACAGTCTAAAGTCTACAATTTGCTACTGTGGAGTGTTTATGGTTTTTGGAATGTCGGATGAGATATTGGGACCAACACTCCTGGAGCTTAAATGCCTGACTGGGAAGTCAATAACTGTGATGAgtgtattattttttgttcatgaTCTGTGCAATGTCTTCGGTTCTACCTCTGGGGGATATCTCGTAGATCG CTTCAACCCAAATGTACTGGTTACGATAGCTCTGGCTCTCAGCGCCATGTGCATCATAGCCATTCCACTCAGCCGGATCTTCGTTATACTTCTTCTTTTGGCGGGAATCTTTGGCGGCTGTTTTGGTGCCACGGATACATTCACAACCGTGCAGCTGATCCGCATGTATGGCAAACAG gtaTCACCATATTTGCAG GCTCTTCACTTCTCCTATGGTGTAGGTGGCTTCGTTAGTCCTCTTGTAGCTCAGCCATTTCTCCGGCGTCGCTGTGTTCTTGTAGTTAATTACACTACCATTATAGATGAATGGCCTTATGCTAACTCGACCTCCGGAATCGACAACTCCACTCACATTTTCCACTCTCAAGAAGAGATGCAGCGTGATACACATGTGAGATGGGCGTACTGGATTGTTGCATTAATGCAC CTTCCAGTAATATTTGGCTTGCTGTGGCTGATGTTTACACGGAAGTTAGCAAAAATCACAGGAACTCTCAAGAAATACGAATACGAAATGTACGATGAGCAAAGACTCAATAATCCTG GTTATAACCACCACATGGTCACACTGTATTTAAGTGGCACGCCACCCTGGCTTAAGGTGTTCGGTGACGATCAGAAGCCGAGAGTTGTTCTCGTCACTGTGCTGACGTCGCTTATTTTACTCCTGTATGATGGATTGATG GCCACGTTTGGCGCTTACGTGTATTCCTATGCTGTCAAAGGCGCCGTCCATATTAAACCAAGTCATGCGGCTTACCTTAATTCTCTCTTTTGG GGATCGTTGTCTGTGGGTCGATTCGTTTCAATTCCTGTGGCCATGTACGTCAAACCTCCAACCATGTTAATGATAAATCTG ATTGGGTGCCTTTCGTCCACTCTGTTTATGTTACTATTTGAAAAGAGCGAGGCTGCACTTTGGTTAGGAACCAGCGGTGCTGGTTTGTTCATGAGTAGTGTCTTCCCAACAAGTATTGCGCTGGCAGAGTATTACATTGACCTCACGG CTCCTGTAACCAGTGTTATGATTGTAAGCGCAGCCCTGGGTGAGCTTATTTTACCTCTTGTTGTGGGACAG GTTTTTGAGCGTCTTGGTCCTGTTAGTTTCCTTGCAATCGCTTTCTGCGCATGCTTCATGGCTTTGATGATCTTTATTCTTCTGAGGTCAGCTGAGAAATCGGATACAG ACTGGCTCGGGTTTTTCTGGTTTGTTTGGTGTGGTAATCCACCCAACTCAGCTAatcaacccacttctcagaACACTAACGTCGATTCTAACCCAACTGTGGAAACTGGTGGTAGTCCACCGATAGACACTGTGGAGCTCAATATCCAGGGATAG